AACCTGCGAAGAAGGAACCGGCAGGCAAACTGGGAGAAGCTATCAAACGTGACTTCGGCAGCTTTGAAAACTTCAAGAAAGAATTCAACGCAGCAGCAGTAGGATTGTTCGGTTCGGGATGGGCTTGGTTGTCCGTTGACAAAGACGGCAAACTGCACATCACCAAAGAAGGAAACGGCAGCAACCCTGTACGTGCCGGACTGAAGCCGCTTCTCGGATTCGACGTGTGGGAACACTCCTATTATCTGGATTACCAAAACCGCCGTGCCGACCATGTCAACGCCCTGTGGAACATCATCGACTGGGATGTGGTTGAAAAAAGAATGTAACCGGATTTACTGACTAAACTATACTAATGAAAAGGTCGTTGTGAAAATCACAGCGGCCTTTTTTCTCACATAAAAAATCAATATTTATTGTATATCAGCTACATTAGTTGTATTTTTGCAACACTCATATCAGCATAACAAACAATTATGACATTACATAAAGGAAAAAACATACGATTGATTACCGCCATTGCCTTTCTCCTTTTCTTCCCTATTTTCTGCAATGCCGCCACCGCAGAAGAATCTGAGGAAGAAATACTTTTCATCACTTCTTATAATGCCGATACTAAATATACTTACGATAACATCAGTGCATTTATAAAGACTTATACGCAATTGGGCGGAAAATACTCTACCATTGTAGAAAATATGAATGCAACGGATTTAACCCAGGCCCATAAATGGAAAAAGACACTGACCGATATTCTGGACAAGCATCCGAAAGCGAAGTTAGTTGTCCTACTGGGTGGTGAAGCATGGAGCAGTTTCCTTCATCTCGAAGATGAGAAATACAAGCAGCTCCCCGTTTTCTTCGCAATGGCTTCACGCAACGGCATCCATATCCCGGATGATTCTATTGATATCCGAAGTTATGAGCCTCAAAGCATTGACTTAACGGAGAAGATGAAAGAGTACAATGTAAAATACTGTAATACATACGAATATGACATCAACAAAGATATAGAAATGATGCAGGATTTTTATCCGGAAATGGATAACCTGGTATTCGTATCAGACAATACATACAATGGACTGGCTGAGCTTGCCTGGTTCAAAAAGAACCTGAAAAATTATCCGGAATTGTCGGTTACTTATATCGACGGTCGTATTCATACCATTGATACGGCTGTCAGCCAGCTACGGAATCTTTCGCCAAAATCAGTGATGTTACTCGGCATCTGGCGGGTGGACAACCGTGGAATTACCTATATGAATAACTCCGTTTATGCTTTTTCCAAAGCCAACCCTTTGCTGCCGGTGTTCAGCCTGACTTCCACCGCCATAGGATACTGGGCTATCGGCGGATATGTTCCCCAATATGAAGGGGTGGGAAAAAGTATGGGAGAATATGCCTACCAATTTTTAGACCGGGGGAAAACTGATATCAGAAGCATCAATATTCTACCTAATAAGTATAAATTTGATGCCAACAAGCTGAAAGAATGGGGATTTGAAGATAAGAAACTGCCTGTCGGCTCGCTTGTTATCAATCAGCCGATTCCTTTCTTTGTGGCTTATAAGACGGAGGTACAGTTCATCCTGCTCATATTCCTGGTATTGATAGGCGGATTGATGATTTCACTATATTACTATTACCGGACTAAAATCCTGAAAAACCACCTCGAAAGAACGACGGAACAATTGCGGGAAGACAAAAAGAAACTGGAAGCGTCCGAAATCGAACTGCGTGATGCCAAGGAACGTGCCGAGGAAGCCAATCAACTGAAAAGCGCCTTTGTGTCGAACATGAGCCACGAAATACGGACACCGCTGAATGCCATCGTAGGCTTTTCCAGTCTGATTGTTGATTCGGTAGACCATAACGGCGAACTTCAGGAATACGCGAATATTGTTCAGACTAATTCCAATCTGTTACTCCAATTAATTAGCGATGTATTGGATATATCACGTTTGGAGTCAGGTAAATTGCAATTCAAATATGAGTGGTGTGAATTGATGAATCATTGTCAAAACATGATTACTCTGACGAATCAGAATAAAACGAAAGATGTAAATATCAGTCTCCAGATGCCCAAAGAGCCGTATCTATTATATACCGACCCGCTGCGCCTGCAACAAATCATTATCAATCTGCTGAATAATGCGTTGAAATTCACGCCTGCGGGAGGAAGTATCACACTGGACTACAAAGTGGACGAAGAAAAGCAATGTATGTTATTCTCCGTGACTGATACCGGTACAGGAATCCCCGAAGAGAAACAGGAACTCGTATTCCAGCGTTTCGAGAAACTGAACGAGTTTATTCAGGGAACGGGACTGGGACTGGCTATCTGCAAGTTGACCATTCAGTACATGCAAGGTGATATATGGATTGACAAGAACTACAAGAATGGCGCACGATTTGTCTTTTCCCATCCTATCAAAAAACAGGAATCGGCAGAAAAATGAAAAATAATCTGTCGATTTAGTGTTTTTCTGTTTCTTTTTCGCTTACTTTGCCCCCGTAAAGACAAAGGGGTGCCCCATGAGGGGCTGAGATTATACCCTAGGAACCTGAGGCAGTTAGTACTGACGTAGGGATTGTGTTTCTTCTTATCGCCTTTCCATAAAAGCACGCTCTTTGTATTTACTTTCAACTTATTTATTCTGATAGGACAATGAAAGTACAAGTGAACAACAAAGAGGTGGAAATGATTCCCGACTCTACCCTTACAC
The DNA window shown above is from Bacteroides faecium and carries:
- a CDS encoding superoxide dismutase, with protein sequence MNTILMSLIMMTMTYEMPKLPYANNALEPVISQQTIDFHYGKHLQTYVNNLNSLVPGTEYEGKTVEEIVAAAPDGAIFNNAGQVLNHNLYFLQFAPKPAKKEPAGKLGEAIKRDFGSFENFKKEFNAAAVGLFGSGWAWLSVDKDGKLHITKEGNGSNPVRAGLKPLLGFDVWEHSYYLDYQNRRADHVNALWNIIDWDVVEKRM
- a CDS encoding sensor histidine kinase is translated as MTLHKGKNIRLITAIAFLLFFPIFCNAATAEESEEEILFITSYNADTKYTYDNISAFIKTYTQLGGKYSTIVENMNATDLTQAHKWKKTLTDILDKHPKAKLVVLLGGEAWSSFLHLEDEKYKQLPVFFAMASRNGIHIPDDSIDIRSYEPQSIDLTEKMKEYNVKYCNTYEYDINKDIEMMQDFYPEMDNLVFVSDNTYNGLAELAWFKKNLKNYPELSVTYIDGRIHTIDTAVSQLRNLSPKSVMLLGIWRVDNRGITYMNNSVYAFSKANPLLPVFSLTSTAIGYWAIGGYVPQYEGVGKSMGEYAYQFLDRGKTDIRSINILPNKYKFDANKLKEWGFEDKKLPVGSLVINQPIPFFVAYKTEVQFILLIFLVLIGGLMISLYYYYRTKILKNHLERTTEQLREDKKKLEASEIELRDAKERAEEANQLKSAFVSNMSHEIRTPLNAIVGFSSLIVDSVDHNGELQEYANIVQTNSNLLLQLISDVLDISRLESGKLQFKYEWCELMNHCQNMITLTNQNKTKDVNISLQMPKEPYLLYTDPLRLQQIIINLLNNALKFTPAGGSITLDYKVDEEKQCMLFSVTDTGTGIPEEKQELVFQRFEKLNEFIQGTGLGLAICKLTIQYMQGDIWIDKNYKNGARFVFSHPIKKQESAEK